A stretch of Cytophagales bacterium DNA encodes these proteins:
- a CDS encoding DMT family transporter: MSKSKSTLLPILEFNFAMILMGTSGAFGRYIDLPAELSIAIRCLLGALFLGIFCWIRGVSFRLNSRKDVLNLVFISVLVLFHWTTYFIALQKSTVAIAMLSLFTYPIFTTFLEPLFYKTKLQPVHLLLAFLTLVGVALLAPSFDLNNQYLQGILWGLASAVGYSCRNLFVKKQVGVYSGMTLMFYQLLFGGVIFLPLLFVYDLNPAEEQWIPLVGLSLITTAIGHTMFVLALRHFTVTSMSIMSTIQPIYGILIGIIFLGEIPGLRAVAGGVLILTTVVIESARSARK, translated from the coding sequence GTGTCCAAGTCAAAAAGTACGCTACTTCCTATACTCGAATTCAATTTTGCCATGATACTCATGGGAACCTCGGGTGCTTTTGGTCGCTACATTGACTTGCCGGCTGAGCTTTCTATCGCCATACGCTGTTTATTGGGAGCGCTCTTTTTGGGCATATTTTGTTGGATCAGGGGCGTATCCTTTCGATTGAATTCCCGAAAAGATGTATTGAACCTGGTTTTTATCTCCGTGCTGGTCCTTTTTCACTGGACGACATATTTCATTGCACTACAAAAGTCAACAGTGGCCATCGCGATGCTGTCTTTGTTTACTTATCCCATATTCACCACCTTTCTGGAGCCCTTGTTTTACAAGACCAAATTGCAGCCAGTTCACCTACTGCTGGCATTCCTTACCCTGGTAGGTGTTGCGCTACTGGCTCCTTCATTCGATCTCAATAACCAATACCTCCAAGGTATCTTGTGGGGGCTGGCCAGCGCAGTTGGGTATTCTTGTAGGAACCTATTCGTGAAAAAGCAGGTAGGGGTTTATTCAGGCATGACCCTGATGTTCTATCAACTCCTTTTCGGGGGGGTGATATTCTTGCCGCTATTGTTTGTATATGATCTCAATCCTGCAGAGGAACAATGGATACCACTGGTTGGTCTGAGTCTCATCACCACTGCAATCGGACATACCATGTTTGTGCTTGCTTTACGTCACTTTACGGTGACCTCCATGAGTATCATGAGTACGATCCAGCCCATTTATGGTATTTTGATTGGGATCATTTTCTTAGGTGAAATTCCAGGGTTGAGAGCTGTAGCTGGCGGTGTGCTGATATTGACAACCGTCGTTATCGAATCGGCCAGAAGTGCCAGGAAGTAG
- the fsa gene encoding fructose-6-phosphate aldolase: protein MKFFIDTANLSDIQEAYDLGVLDGVTTNPSLMAKEGITGEANILKHYKDICNIVDDNVSAEVISTEFDKMLAEGRELAKIDDKIVVKVPMIKDGVKTIKALTSEGIRTNCTLVFSAGQAILAAKAGASYVSPFIGRLDDISFDGMDLIDQIVHIYDTFGFETEVLAASVRHSMHLIQCAEVGADVVTCPLNVITGLLKHPLTDIGLEKFLADYKKGNQ, encoded by the coding sequence ATGAAATTTTTCATCGACACAGCTAACCTTAGCGATATTCAGGAAGCTTACGATCTTGGTGTACTGGATGGTGTAACTACTAATCCTTCCTTGATGGCCAAAGAAGGAATCACCGGAGAAGCGAATATTCTGAAGCATTACAAGGACATCTGCAACATCGTCGATGATAATGTAAGCGCGGAGGTCATCTCTACGGAATTTGATAAGATGCTGGCGGAAGGAAGAGAATTGGCCAAGATCGATGATAAGATCGTGGTGAAAGTGCCTATGATCAAAGACGGAGTAAAAACCATCAAGGCTTTGACCTCTGAAGGCATACGAACCAATTGTACCCTCGTTTTCAGTGCCGGGCAAGCCATTCTTGCTGCTAAGGCAGGCGCAAGCTATGTTTCCCCGTTTATCGGAAGACTGGATGATATCAGCTTTGATGGCATGGACCTTATCGATCAGATTGTACACATTTATGACACGTTTGGTTTTGAAACTGAAGTATTGGCTGCTTCCGTGCGACACTCCATGCACCTGATCCAATGTGCCGAAGTAGGGGCCGATGTTGTGACATGCCCACTGAACGTAATCACTGGCCTGCTGAAACATCCATTGACTGATATCGGGCTGGAAAAATTCCTAGCAGATTATAAAAAAGGTAACCAATGA
- a CDS encoding fructose-6-phosphate aldolase, whose translation MYIIKVKGKAKIPDYIQLRDDNFVLIAYFRADRPLKKLEKYGLEGKEEALKEIIESLSYGKLQKLEI comes from the coding sequence ATGTACATCATTAAGGTGAAAGGGAAAGCTAAAATCCCTGATTATATCCAGTTACGCGACGACAATTTTGTGCTGATTGCTTATTTTCGGGCTGACAGACCATTGAAGAAATTGGAAAAGTATGGTCTGGAAGGTAAAGAAGAAGCCCTGAAAGAGATCATCGAATCGCTTTCGTACGGTAAACTCCAGAAGTTAGAAATATAA
- a CDS encoding ATP-binding cassette domain-containing protein, with the protein MSFSEEPVLKVTDASILQEGYPVLKDISFEIGKGEFVYLIGRTGSGKSSLLKTFYADLSFKNGEINVAGFGIHQIKPKEIPFLRRKIGIIFQDFELFFDRTVAENLEFVMRATGWKDKAKMKSRMAEVLMRVGLGAVTNKMPHQLSGGEQQRVVVARALINEPQILFADEPTGNLDPEVAEGIFKLFQEINRSGTAILMATHNHNFLDKFPARVLKCEDGAVRDSEKEEFEFTGLY; encoded by the coding sequence ATGTCCTTTTCAGAAGAACCCGTTCTTAAAGTAACCGATGCCAGCATTTTACAAGAAGGCTATCCGGTACTGAAAGACATCTCTTTTGAAATTGGCAAAGGTGAATTTGTCTACCTCATTGGCCGTACAGGCAGCGGCAAGTCTTCTTTATTGAAAACATTCTATGCTGATCTGTCCTTTAAAAACGGAGAGATCAATGTAGCCGGGTTTGGAATTCATCAGATCAAACCCAAAGAAATCCCTTTTCTACGCAGAAAAATTGGCATCATTTTTCAGGATTTCGAGCTATTCTTTGACCGGACGGTTGCTGAAAATCTGGAATTCGTCATGCGAGCCACGGGCTGGAAAGACAAAGCCAAAATGAAATCACGTATGGCCGAAGTACTCATGCGCGTCGGCTTAGGAGCGGTAACCAACAAAATGCCACACCAGCTTTCTGGGGGCGAACAACAACGGGTAGTAGTAGCACGGGCTTTGATCAACGAACCACAGATCCTTTTTGCGGATGAGCCCACTGGCAACCTTGACCCTGAAGTGGCAGAAGGCATTTTTAAACTCTTCCAGGAAATCAACCGCAGTGGCACTGCCATCTTGATGGCCACACACAACCACAATTTTCTGGACAAATTTCCGGCCCGTGTTTTGAAATGCGAAGACGGAGCCGTTCGTGACTCAGAAAAAGAAGAGTTCGAGTTTACGGGGTTGTATTGA
- a CDS encoding outer membrane lipoprotein-sorting protein, with product MKKITLLAALLVFMFSASAQDVTVDEIIENYLENIGGADNWKALKNVRMTAKVNQGGVEIPLEIVYLSDGRTYTKFTFQGTDFFQNVFDGESLWGINFQSMKAEKSDAETTANFALNSNDFPDSWLDYKAKGYTAELLGTETIEGAETYKVKLTKEPLTIDGKEVEDVSFYYFDKEAFVPLATDTEAKQGPQAGTILRSTQSDYDEVEGLYFPFSMSQGAKDGPSQALSISNIEVNVDIDESLFDFPGGE from the coding sequence ATGAAGAAAATCACACTACTCGCCGCACTATTGGTTTTCATGTTCAGTGCATCCGCTCAAGATGTCACGGTAGATGAAATCATTGAAAACTACCTGGAGAATATCGGAGGAGCAGATAATTGGAAAGCGCTGAAAAACGTAAGAATGACTGCCAAAGTCAATCAAGGCGGCGTGGAAATTCCCCTGGAAATTGTGTACTTGTCTGATGGAAGGACTTACACGAAGTTTACTTTTCAAGGAACGGACTTTTTCCAGAATGTATTTGACGGAGAATCATTATGGGGCATCAACTTTCAAAGCATGAAGGCAGAAAAATCAGATGCCGAGACTACCGCAAATTTCGCTTTGAACTCCAATGACTTTCCGGATTCATGGTTAGACTACAAGGCAAAAGGCTATACCGCCGAATTGCTTGGTACAGAGACTATTGAAGGTGCGGAAACTTATAAAGTGAAATTGACCAAGGAACCATTGACCATCGATGGCAAAGAAGTAGAAGATGTCTCTTTCTATTACTTTGATAAGGAAGCCTTCGTGCCTCTTGCAACAGATACCGAAGCCAAACAAGGTCCTCAAGCTGGTACTATTCTACGAAGTACGCAAAGTGATTACGATGAAGTAGAAGGGCTTTATTTTCCATTCTCTATGTCACAAGGTGCTAAGGATGGCCCATCTCAGGCGCTCAGCATCTCAAACATCGAAGTGAATGTTGACATTGACGAAAGTCTTTTTGACTTTCCCGGTGGAGAATAA
- a CDS encoding DinB family protein: MAFDLNRTITILEQTPATLKAWLGNMPEQLLHASEGEGTWSPFDILGHLNHGERTDWVPRTKIILFADDKHFVPFDRFAQEKESAGKSMHELLDEFAELRANNLKKLRSFDLQPADFEKTGIHPHFGEVKLSWHLSTWSTHDLGHIYQISRVMAKQMKEDCGPWVEYLRVLQE, from the coding sequence ATGGCGTTTGATCTCAACCGTACGATTACCATTCTGGAGCAAACACCAGCTACGCTTAAGGCGTGGTTAGGTAATATGCCTGAACAGTTGCTTCATGCTAGTGAAGGTGAAGGAACGTGGAGTCCCTTTGACATTTTAGGACACCTTAATCATGGTGAACGCACCGATTGGGTGCCTAGAACCAAGATCATACTTTTTGCTGACGATAAGCATTTTGTGCCTTTTGATCGATTTGCCCAGGAAAAGGAAAGTGCTGGAAAATCAATGCATGAATTGCTGGACGAATTTGCGGAACTCAGAGCGAATAATTTAAAGAAATTGCGGTCCTTTGACCTTCAGCCTGCTGATTTCGAGAAGACAGGTATTCATCCACATTTCGGAGAAGTAAAGCTATCCTGGCACCTCAGCACCTGGTCCACCCATGACCTAGGCCATATCTATCAGATCTCTCGTGTGATGGCGAAACAAATGAAAGAGGATTGTGGCCCTTGGGTGGAGTATCTGAGGGTGTTGCAGGAGTAA
- a CDS encoding YebC/PmpR family DNA-binding transcriptional regulator, whose translation MGRAFEYRRAAKEKRWDKMSKIFPKLAKAIQVAARDGGGDPEMNAKLRTAIQNAKAENMPKDNIDNAIKRAIGKDADDLQEVTFEGKGPHGVLVFVECTTDNNNRTVANVKSYFSKSGGAFVPSGSLEFMFNRKAVFEFEKTDEMDLEELELELIDGGLEEIEENEGMVYAYADYTDYGSLSKAIEDKEIEIKKSGLRRYPTTPVEFNEEQMEEIEKMLDKIEEDDDVQAVYTNIA comes from the coding sequence ATGGGAAGAGCATTTGAATATCGACGCGCAGCGAAAGAAAAGCGATGGGACAAAATGTCCAAAATATTTCCAAAACTGGCAAAAGCCATCCAGGTAGCTGCCAGAGATGGTGGGGGTGATCCTGAAATGAACGCCAAGTTGCGGACGGCTATTCAGAATGCCAAGGCAGAGAACATGCCGAAAGACAACATCGACAATGCGATCAAACGTGCCATCGGTAAAGATGCTGACGATTTGCAAGAGGTAACTTTCGAAGGAAAAGGCCCTCATGGTGTACTGGTCTTTGTGGAATGCACTACGGATAATAACAACCGGACAGTCGCCAATGTGAAATCATATTTCAGTAAATCTGGTGGTGCTTTTGTGCCGTCGGGATCGCTAGAATTCATGTTCAATCGAAAGGCGGTTTTTGAGTTCGAAAAGACGGATGAAATGGACCTGGAAGAACTTGAACTTGAACTGATTGACGGAGGTCTGGAAGAGATTGAAGAGAATGAAGGCATGGTGTATGCATATGCCGACTATACTGACTATGGCTCTTTGTCCAAGGCGATAGAAGACAAAGAAATCGAGATCAAGAAGTCTGGTTTGCGAAGGTATCCGACAACCCCGGTTGAGTTCAATGAAGAACAAATGGAGGAGATTGAGAAGATGCTGGACAAGATCGAGGAGGACGATGATGTGCAGGCGGTTTACACGAATATTGCTTAA